Proteins from a genomic interval of Stenotrophomonas sp. 24(2023):
- a CDS encoding DUF4381 family protein: protein MSATLPLRDVHLPPSPGWWPLPLGGWLVLAGLLVVAAAVAWWGYRRRARQRRWQREFDDEVAAAAAGAPRIAAIAALLRRAQRQVRPGSEALQGMPWLDCIDPARQLPDAQRALLLEGAYRPQVDADGSVALQAWARARFLALRQGARR, encoded by the coding sequence ATGAGTGCGACGCTGCCGCTGCGTGATGTGCACCTGCCGCCCAGCCCCGGCTGGTGGCCGTTGCCGCTGGGCGGGTGGCTGGTACTGGCCGGGCTGCTGGTCGTGGCCGCTGCGGTGGCGTGGTGGGGGTACCGCCGTCGTGCCCGGCAGCGGCGCTGGCAGCGCGAGTTCGATGATGAAGTGGCCGCGGCGGCTGCCGGTGCACCGCGCATCGCGGCGATCGCCGCACTGCTGCGGCGCGCACAGCGGCAGGTGCGGCCGGGCAGCGAGGCGCTGCAGGGAATGCCATGGCTGGACTGCATCGACCCGGCCCGGCAACTGCCCGATGCACAGCGCGCGCTGCTGCTGGAGGGGGCCTATCGTCCGCAGGTCGATGCCGATGGCAGCGTGGCCCTGCAGGCATGGGCGCGCGCGCGCTTTCTGGCGTTGCGGCAGGGAGCGCGCCGATGA
- a CDS encoding VWA domain-containing protein has product MSTWAAGWPWPDLLLAWPWALLALPLPWLMRVWRRRQGRQGAALRVPYTAEDLQSLAGQPRVPGAALQRLLLWLGWCALCLALARPQHLGDAIVPPVEGRQMMLAVDVSGSMSEADMALGTQVVDRLTAAKAVLADFLDRRAGDRIGLLIFGDRAYTLTPLTADLASVRDQLRDSVVGLAGRETAIGDAIALAVKRLRTQPEGQRVLILLTDGVSNAGLLQPLRAAELARTEGVRIHTVAFGGDGAMRLFGLQVQPDQDPVDEATLRRIADMTGGRFFRARDTDQLAGIYAELDRLEPTAARGPSLRPRIEWYAWPLAIALLLGALAWLLPERRR; this is encoded by the coding sequence ATGAGTACCTGGGCGGCAGGATGGCCCTGGCCCGATCTGCTGCTGGCCTGGCCCTGGGCCCTGCTGGCCTTGCCGCTGCCGTGGCTGATGCGGGTGTGGCGGCGCCGCCAGGGGCGGCAGGGCGCGGCCCTGCGCGTGCCGTACACGGCGGAGGATCTGCAGTCGCTGGCCGGGCAGCCCCGCGTGCCCGGCGCCGCACTGCAGCGGCTGCTGCTGTGGCTGGGCTGGTGCGCGTTGTGCCTGGCGCTGGCACGGCCGCAGCACCTGGGCGATGCCATCGTGCCCCCGGTGGAAGGACGGCAGATGATGCTGGCGGTGGACGTGTCGGGCAGCATGAGTGAAGCGGACATGGCGCTGGGCACGCAGGTGGTCGATCGGCTCACGGCCGCCAAGGCGGTGCTGGCCGATTTTCTGGACCGCCGTGCCGGCGACCGCATCGGCCTGCTGATCTTTGGCGACCGCGCGTACACCTTGACGCCGCTGACCGCCGACCTGGCCAGCGTGCGTGACCAGCTGCGCGACAGCGTGGTCGGCCTGGCCGGGCGCGAGACCGCCATCGGCGATGCCATCGCGCTGGCCGTCAAGCGCCTGCGCACCCAGCCGGAGGGGCAGCGCGTGCTGATCCTGCTGACCGATGGCGTCAGCAACGCCGGGCTGCTGCAACCGCTGCGCGCTGCGGAACTGGCCCGTACCGAGGGCGTGCGCATCCATACCGTGGCCTTTGGTGGCGACGGCGCCATGCGCCTGTTCGGCCTGCAGGTACAACCGGACCAGGACCCGGTGGATGAAGCGACGCTGCGGCGCATTGCCGACATGACCGGCGGGCGCTTCTTCCGCGCACGCGATACCGACCAGCTGGCGGGCATCTACGCCGAGCTGGACCGGCTGGAACCGACCGCTGCGCGGGGGCCTTCGCTGCGGCCCCGCATCGAGTGGTACGCCTGGCCGCTGGCCATCGCGCTGCTGCTGGGGGCACTGGCCTGGCTGCTGCCGGAGCGCCGCCGATGA
- a CDS encoding DUF58 domain-containing protein produces the protein MAAAPSLADGDGLRPHLAELVALRRLAQRPPPPRRGRAGLAGQAPSPLRGRGMEYAESREYVAGDDARHIDWRVTARTGRAHTKLFQAERERVTLIVADTAPALYFGTRVRFKSVQAARAGAVAAWSAQRRGDRIAALRGSDLEPPVAPAGGARGVLRVLDALTRWYAQPPADDLGLARALDHAGRVLRPGARMLVLADPRQALQIPPARWAALAQHHDLSLLLLVDPLELDPPAAQLEFLADQQRIGLDLRGVETQVQWQARFVAPLHELQQQLAARRIDVHVLRSDAPSDAWLAAQPGQVPA, from the coding sequence ATGGCGGCTGCACCTTCCCTGGCCGATGGCGATGGCCTGCGCCCGCACCTGGCCGAACTGGTGGCACTGCGCCGGCTGGCCCAGCGCCCGCCGCCGCCACGCCGTGGCCGGGCGGGCCTGGCGGGGCAGGCCCCTTCGCCGCTGCGGGGCCGTGGCATGGAATACGCCGAATCGCGCGAATACGTGGCCGGTGATGATGCGCGGCATATCGACTGGCGGGTGACCGCACGTACCGGCCGTGCCCATACCAAGCTGTTCCAGGCCGAACGCGAACGGGTCACCCTGATCGTGGCCGACACCGCGCCGGCGCTGTATTTCGGTACGCGCGTGCGGTTCAAATCGGTGCAGGCCGCGCGTGCCGGCGCGGTGGCGGCGTGGTCGGCGCAGCGGCGTGGCGATCGCATCGCTGCCCTGCGCGGCAGTGACCTGGAACCGCCGGTGGCACCCGCCGGCGGTGCCCGTGGCGTGCTGCGCGTGCTCGACGCACTGACCCGCTGGTATGCACAGCCACCGGCCGATGACCTCGGCCTGGCGCGTGCGCTGGACCATGCCGGCCGCGTACTGCGACCGGGCGCGCGCATGCTGGTGCTGGCCGATCCGCGCCAGGCGCTGCAGATTCCACCGGCACGCTGGGCGGCACTGGCCCAGCACCATGACCTGAGCCTGCTGCTGCTGGTGGACCCGCTGGAACTGGACCCACCCGCAGCGCAGCTGGAGTTCCTGGCGGACCAGCAGCGGATCGGCCTGGACCTGCGCGGCGTGGAGACGCAGGTGCAGTGGCAGGCCCGTTTCGTGGCGCCGTTGCACGAACTGCAGCAGCAGTTGGCGGCGCGCCGCATCGATGTGCACGTGCTGCGCAGCGATGCGCCCAGTGATGCCTGGCTGGCCGCCCAGCCCGGGCAGGTGCCGGCATGA